In Brachypodium distachyon strain Bd21 chromosome 2, Brachypodium_distachyon_v3.0, whole genome shotgun sequence, one genomic interval encodes:
- the LOC100824490 gene encoding WRKY transcription factor 22, with protein sequence MCARPLLLLRMEHLNDWDLQAVVRSCSGSGVSSSHPHDYRAPAPKSEAEAEADQVKERAACGPRDQVVAARGSARAAAKDASALYELEYLDLDHKPFLLSTTSSSSPQAWANPDEGRREVMISFPAAAASTSTSTSGGQTRVPPGRKPGIRSTPRPKRSKKSQLKKVVCEVPVADGGVSSDLWAWRKYGQKPIKGSPYPRGYYKCSSMKGCMARKMVERSPAKPGVLVITYMAEHCHPVPTQINALAGTTRHKSNTPTEDHPTASPKSRDNNKAGSGNAHEAAKCKLEDDNSEASAMANDENEFWPMDMALDDLLAPMDGDLDHVFEEEGVLGRRLSL encoded by the exons ATGTGTGCGcggcccctgctgctgctgcgcatGGAACACCTCAACGACTGGGACCTTCAGGCCGTCGTGAggagctgcagcggcagcggcgtctcctcctcccacccCCACGACTACCGCGCCCCGGCGCCGAAATCGGAGGCCGAAGCGGAGGCGGATCAGGTCAAGGAGCGGGCTGCGTGCGGGCCAAGGGATCAGGTGGTGGCGGCCCGGGGATctgcgcgggcggcggcaaagGACGCGTCGGCGCTGTACGAACTGGAGTACCTTGATTTGGATCACAAGCCGTTCTTGCTGTCCACAacgtcgtcttcgtcgccgCAGGCTTGGGCGAATCCGGATGAAGGCCGCCGTGAGGTGATGATCTCTTTCCCCGCCGCGGCTGcatccacctccacctccacgtCCGGTGGGCAGACGCGGGTGCCGCCTGGCCGGAAGCCGGGGATACGCAGCACGCCCCGGCCAAAGAGAAG CAAGAAGAGCCAGCTGAAGAAGGTGGTGTGCGAGGTGCCGGtggccgacggcggcgtctCCTCCGACCTTTGGGCGTGGCGCAAGTACGGCCAAAAGCCCATCAAAGGCTCGCCTTATCCccg GGGATACTACAAGTGCAGCAGCATGAAGGGGTGCATGGCCCGGAAGATGGTGGAGCGCAGCCCGGCCAAGCCCGGGGTGCTCGTCATCACGTACATGGCTGAGCACTGCCATCCCGTGCCGACGCAGATCAACGCGCTCGCCGGAACCACCCGCCACAAGTCCAATACCCCTACCGAGGACCACCCGACAGCGTCGCCCAAGAGCCGAGACAACAATAAAGCCGGCAGCGGCAACGCCCACGAGGCAGCAAAGTGCAAACTGGAGGACGACAACAGCGAGGCTTCAGCGATGGCGAACGACGAGAACGAGTTCTGGCCCATGGACATGGCGCTGGACGATTTACTGGCGCCCATGGATGGTGACTTGGATCATGTCTTCGAGGAGGAGGGCGTCCTGGGAAGACGACTCTCGCTATAG
- the LOC100838180 gene encoding kinesin-like protein KIN-13B, protein MNGGGRRRYSSEQLLFDVPANAAAAGGVGRWTQRGAVRRGDGEIFVSVDPATPSRLRGGDGAAVGSPGQRQQFSPGLLDLHAFDTELIPDFQVQGMYDGAQKFSSANGVGFDDSDVSFATNKQISKSTVFAESNYLTAFPEKEKVAPVAKIKVVVRKRPLNKKEISKREEDIIDIEQSSNSLTVHETKLKVDLTEYVEKHGFVFDAVLDEDVSNDEVYRETVEPVVPAIFNRTKATCFAYGQTGSGKTYTMRPLPLKASQDILRLMNHTYRNQGFQLFFSFFEIYGGKLFDLLNERNKLCMREDGKQKVCIVGLQEHRVSDLETIKELIERGNATRSTGTTGANEESSRSHAILQLAIKRRVDGNGSKPPRLAGKLSFIDLAGSERGADTTDNDKQTRIEGAEINKSLLALKECIRALDNDQTHIPFRGSKLTEVLRDSFIGDSRTVMISCISPSSGSCEHTLNTLRYADRVKSLSKGSNSKKDVPLASAPLRESSPSPLPSLVPSFSAAEVMNDITERNNFGWPKQQYAKEQPAPSFVDRMPKARENMEFSLSNGGYFNGQETKGASATGIAVVPDTMYQQGRQQARKGRDPASENNMRNSIAYPVRRAAVDEDDHLNDLLQEEEDLVSAHRKQVEETLDIIKEEMNLLVEADQPGNQLDDYVTRLSSILSQKAAGIVDLQDRLAQFQRRLSENNVLLCSESP, encoded by the exons atgAACGGGGGCGGGCGACGGCGCTACTCCTCGGAGCAGCTCCTCTTCGACGTCCCCGCCaatgccgctgctgctggcggtGTCGGCAGGTGGACCCAG CGAGGTGCGGTGCGGCGCGGGGACGGGGAGATCTTCGTGTCGGTGGACCCGGCGACGCCGTCGCGGTTGCGCGGAGGGGACGGGGCAGCCGTGGGGTCTCCGGGGCAGAGGCAGCAGTTCAGCCCCGGGCTGCTTGATCTCCACGCCTTTGACACGGAACTTATACCTGAT TTTCAAGTACAAGGGATGTATGATGGTGCTCAAAAGTTTAGCTCTGCCAATGGAGTGGGCTTTGATGATTCTGATGTAAGCTTCGCTACAAATAAGCAGATAAGCAAGTCCACTGTTTTTGCCGAGAGTAACTACCTCACGGCCTTTCCTGAGAAAGAGAAGGTGGCTCCTGTTGCCAAAATCAAAGTGGTG GTGCGCAAAAGACCATtaaacaagaaggaaatatctAAGAGGGAAGAAGATATCATAGACATTGAACAAAGTTCAAATTCTTTGACTGTCCATGAGACTAAACTTAAG GTTGACCTCACTGAATATGTTGAAAAGCATGGATTTGTATTTGATGCTGTTTTAGATGAGGATGTTTCAAATGACGAG GTTTACCGCGAAACAGTGGAACCTGTGGTTCCTGCTATTTTTAACCGTACAAAGGCAACTTGTTTTGCGTATGGACAAACTG GTAGTGGGAAAACGTACACCATGAGGCCACTTCCTTTGAAGGCCTCCCAAGACATTTTGAGACTAATGAACCATACATATCGCAATCAGGGCTTTCAGTTATTTTTTAGTTTCTTTGAGATATATGGTGGGAAATTATTTGATCTTCTAAACGAAAGGAA TAAACTTTGCATGAGAGAGGATGGAAAGCAGAAAGTTTGCATTGTCGGTTTACAAGAGCACAGGGTATCTGATCTTGAAACTATCAAGGAGTTGATCGAAAGAGGGAATGCAACCAGAAGTACCGGTACAACTGGTGCAAACGAGGAGTCCTCTCGATCTCATGCTATTCTTCAACTTGCTATTAAAAGGCGTGTTGATGGAAATGGCTCCAAGCCACCCAGATTGGCTGGCAAGTTGTCGTTTATTGACCTGGCTGGCAGTGAGCGTGGTGCTGATACAACCGACAACGATAAACAAACAAG AATTGAGGGCGCTGAGATCAATAAAAGTTTGCTCGCCTTAAAGGAATGTATCAGAGCGCTTGATAACGATCAGACTCATATTCCTTTCCGAGGCAGCAAACTGACTGAAGTGTTGCGAGATTCATTCATTGGAGACTCACGCACTGTCATGATATCATGCATTTCCCCCAGTTCTGGTTCTTGTGAGCATACTCTGAACACATTGAGATATGCTGATAG GGTGAAGAGTCTGTCAAAAGGAAGCAACAGCAAGAAAGATGTGCCTTTGGCTTCTGCACCTTTACGAGAGTCAAGTCCTTCCCCATTGCCTTCACTGGTACCCTCTTTCTCTGCAGCTGAGGTAATGAATGATATCACTGAAAGGAATAATTTTGGTTGGCCTAAGCAACAGTACGCCAAAGAACAGCCAGCGCCATCGTTTGTGGATAGAATGCCCAAGGCTAGGGAAAATATGGAGTTTAGTTTGTCAAATGGTGGTTATTTTAATGGACAAGAAACCAAAGGTGCTTCAGCAACAGGTATAGCTGTAGTACCAGACACAATGTACCAGCAGGGAAGGCAGCAGGCACGTAAGGGTAGAGATCCAGCTTCAGAGAATAACATGAGAAATTCTATTGCCTACCCAGTCAGAAGGGCTGCCGTGGATGAAGATGACCATCTGAATGATCTCCTTCAG gaagaggaggattTAGTGAGCGCTCACAGAAAGCAAGTGGAAGAGACCCTGGATATAATTAAAGAG GAGATGAACTTACTAGTTGAAGCAGATCAGCCTGGCAACCAACTCGACGACTACGTTACACGACTTAGCAGTATACTCTCACAGAAAGCTGCTGGAATCGTGGATTTGCAAGATCGTCTGGCACAGTTCCAGAGGCGCTTAAGTGAGAACAACGTGCTGCTATGTTCCGAGAGCCCTTGA
- the LOC100824797 gene encoding heat stress transcription factor C-1a, whose amino-acid sequence MDGLHTELALGLIGQLQTAPFVAKTYQMVCEPRTDALIRWGGENNSFVVADVAGFSQLLLPCFFKHGNFSSFVRQLNTYGFRKVHPDRWEFAHESFLRGQTHLLPRIVRRKKRGEGGGSASCSSATIDSGHEPQHVASASSTGDELDLDDDEEEEGSEAVLLEEVQRLRREQTAIGEQLARMSRRLQATERRPDQLMSFLTRLADEDSSVQLLEQAAAEKKRQRMQQMQMQFTPSRDFAAPSSPSPIALRPPPPRPPAVIDDAAMVDGVWRWAEEQKPARRSITTSEQPAASSGAQQVPEFEGGGGSGVGVGLTDDGGAAAETPFPFCLLGQCFF is encoded by the exons ATGGACGGCCTCCACACGGAGCTGGCGCTGGGGCTGATCGGGCAGCTCCAGACGGCGCCGTTCGTGGCCAAGACGTACCAGATGGTGTGCGAGCCCAGGACGGACGCGCTCATCCGGTGGGGCGGGGAGAACAACAGCTTCGTGGTGGCCGACGTCGCCGGCTTCtcgcagctcctcctcccctgcttCTTCAAGCACGGCAACTTCTCCAGCTTCGTCCGCCAGCTCAACACATAC GGCTTCCGGAAGGTGCACCCGGACCGATGGGAGTTCGCGCACGAGTCCTTCCTGCGCGGGCAGACGCACCTTCTGCCGCGCATCGTGCGCCGCAAGAagcgcggcgagggcggcggcagcgcctcctgctcctctgcaACAATCGACAGCGGCCACGAGCCGCAGCACGTGGCGTCGGCCAGTAGTACCGGAGACGAATTGGACTtggacgatgacgaggaggaggaagggagtgAGGCGGTATTGCTGGAGGAGGTCCAGAGGCTGCGGCGGGAGCAGACGGCCATCGGGGAGCAGCTGGCGCGGATGAGCCGCCGCCTGCAGGCCACGGAGCGGAGGCCCGACCAGCTCATGTCCTTCCTCACCAGGCTCGCCGACGAGGATTCCTCCGTCCAGCTTCTCgagcaggccgccgccgagaagaAGCGGCAGCGCATGCAGCAGATGCAGATGCAGTTCACCCCCTCCCGTGATTTCGCGGCTCCTTCTTCTCCCAGTCCCATCGCGCtacgtcctcctcctccgcggccaCCGGCGGTGATCGACGACGCGGCCATGGTCGACGGGGTCTGGCGATGGGCGGAGGAGCAGAAGCCTGCGCGGAGATCGATCACGACCTCAGAGCAGCCCGCTGCCAGCTCCGGGGCGCAGCAGGTGCCGGAGTttgagggcggcggcgggagcggcgtGGGGGTGGGACTGACTGATGATGGTGGGGCCGCCGCGGAGACGCCCTTCCCGTTTTGCCTACTTGGCCAGTGTTTCTTCTAA
- the LOC100825099 gene encoding transcription repressor OFP8, giving the protein MHTPFMDKLSHRRAGAGVGAGGRLKQRLTQLLVRSSCTTNTTKPNTTTSATAFVSLDKANANPHHQEHSPRHSPDFCVPCTHHHQHQSPKLEGHSSSRSRRSRASVVHVSIECTGGAAASSDRRSVNSDAPLLSSPWPRNDAKKQSRSGGKSRRSPSASRRHYCSSCSSSFKRARARARLPRRYSFSWTDDELAPFSGEDESGEEEEAETRTLFSSLSFSSNDSTSEFYHTNSSSTVSRKSRSHKNARRRAPPRALVPEAFRPGVPVAAKHQMYYYSGKKEASDGLGHGGQAVVKRSSNPYADFRSSMVEMVVERRIASVGKMEELLLSYLSLNSSEHHPSILAAFEDVWEALFGEP; this is encoded by the coding sequence ATGCATACACCGTTCATGGACAAACTCTcccaccgccgcgccggcgccggcgttggCGCCGGAGGCCGGCTGAAGCAGAGACTGACGCAGCTCCTCGTGCGTTCCTCTTGCACCACCAACACAACCAAGCCTAACACAACCACCTCGGCCACGGCCTTCGTGAGCCTCGATAAGGCCAACGCCAACCCCCATCACCAAGAGCACTCACCACGACATTCCCCTGACTTCTGCGTCCCCTGCactcaccaccaccagcaccagaGTCCCAAGCTGGAGGGACACAGCAGCAGCCGTTCCCGCCGCAGCCGCGCATCAGTCGTCCACGTCTCCATCGAATGCACCGGCGGGGCCGCGGCTTCCTCCGACCGCCGCTCTGTCAACTCCGACGCTCCTCTCTTGTCATCACCGTGGCCAAGGAACGATGCCAAGAAACAGAGCAGGAGCGGAGGCAAGTCGCGGCGCTCTCCGTCGGCGTCGAGGCGCCATTATtgctcttcctgctcctcctcctttaagcgggcgcgggcgcgggcacggcTGCCGCGGAGGTACAGCTTCTCTTGGACCGACGATGAGCTCGCGCCGTTCAGCGGGGAAGACGagagcggcgaggaggaggaggccgagacGAGGACGCTCTTCTCatccctcagcttctcctccaacgactccacctccgagtTCTACCacaccaacagcagcagcaccgtCTCCAGGAAGAGCCGAAGTCACAAGAACGCGCGTCGCCGTGCTCCGCCGCGCGCATTGGTCCCCGAGGCCTTCCGGCCGGGGGTTCCCGTGGCGGCGAAGCACCAAATGTACTACTACAGCGGGAAGAAGGAGGCCAGCGACGGGCTCGGGCACGGAGGTCAGGCGGTGGTGAAGCGGTCGAGCAACCCGTACGCGGACTTCCGGAGCTCGATGGTGGAGATGGTCGTGGAGCGGCGCATCGCCAGCGTGGGCAAGATGGAGGAGCTCCTCTTGTCGTACCTCTCGCTCAACTCGTCGGAGCACCACCCGTCGATTCTCGCCGCCTTCGAGGACGTCTGGGAGGCCCTCTTCGGCGAGCCGTGA